A region from the Anomaloglossus baeobatrachus isolate aAnoBae1 chromosome 11, aAnoBae1.hap1, whole genome shotgun sequence genome encodes:
- the LOC142256643 gene encoding DET1- and DDB1-associated protein 1-like, translating to MAHFLKDLPSVDERNFTRYQAESLCKSPNRRLTVHLPTSESPSPQTIVTDQTHILLRYLHHRAGKTAKKRSQSPEETGETSAQPAKVARTESQELDQES from the coding sequence ATGGCGCACTTTTTAAAAGACCTTCCATCGGTCGATGAGAGAAATTTTACCAGATATCAGGCGGAAAGTTTGTGTAAATCTCCAAACAGGCGTCTGACGGTGCATCTCCCCACGAGCGAGAGCCCGTCCCCACAGACCATAGTGACCGACCAGACCCACATCCTGCTGCGCTACCTGCATCACCGGGCGGGGAAGACGGCCAAGAAACGGAGCCAGAGCCCAGAAGAGACGGGGGAGACGTCCGCACAGCCGGCCAAGGTCGCCCGGACCGAGAGCCAAGAGCTGGACCAAGAGTCGTAG